From Lytechinus variegatus isolate NC3 chromosome 16, Lvar_3.0, whole genome shotgun sequence, the proteins below share one genomic window:
- the LOC121429426 gene encoding ragulator complex protein LAMTOR4 homolog — protein MSGPGPHNLDKVPNQEGYLILNDSGAVMASSGDLENDEATAATIIKMIRLASKVNITSDNSQSFKRLSVIFDDFLYIATISSDKVYISKRKNIPKEPVLA, from the exons atg AGTGGCCCAGGACCTCACAATCTCGATAAAGTACCCAACCAGGAGGGATACCTAATCCTCAATGATAGTGGAGCAGTCATGGCT TCATCTGGGGATCTTGAGAATGATGAAGCTACTGCTGCTACCATAATAAAGATGATCAGGCTAGCATCAAAAGTAAATATTACATCAGACAACTCACAATCCTTCAAACGACTCTCAG TGATTTTTGATGACTTCCTGTATATAGCCACAATATCAAGTGACAAGGTCTACAttagtaaaaggaaaaatattccCAAAGAACCCGTTTTGGCATGA